A genomic window from Gossypium hirsutum isolate 1008001.06 chromosome D12, Gossypium_hirsutum_v2.1, whole genome shotgun sequence includes:
- the LOC107946252 gene encoding D-cysteine desulfhydrase 2, mitochondrial, translated as MKLHCCPARTALTTINKNGFPSAQALPNTKPSGEEFMSKLLRRRWTLLSPDTNIHQITVSSKQGQKGGGLFSNFSFLKNNQPHLGDMMLYENQGLSFYIVRDDLLHPFVNGNKARKLDGLLPLIEDHGVTDVVTCGGCQSAHAAAVAVSCAERGLKSHLLLRGEQPQILTGYNLISTIYGNITYVPRTFYAHREEMLQTHASMVAGHTGSVVYCSDIIDSSLGSQTFECSKFVQRDAPRGTENHSRKVAIVNEGAKDAVALLGMFRLVDYLSQDHLLGKKRAFNFVVDSGTGTTAVGLGLAAMYLGLPWKITAVMLADTMDTYRQQERRLIAEFKRQFRFLLDSHKLNGANDGIVHWVDRCHPRKFGNVLEGEIEACQQVAQETGIPLDPVYTLAAWEMATRITCAHEDDSNVVILHTGGTLGMFGLAQRYKSYFGMLNTAIKS; from the exons ATGAAACTTCATTGTTGTCCCGCTAGAACTGCTTTAACGACTATCAACAAAAATGGGTTCCCTTCAGCTCAG GCACTCCCTAACACCAAACCAAGTGGTGAAGAGTTCATGTCAAAATTGCTTCGCAGAAGGTGGACATTGCTCAGTCCTGATACCAATATTCATCAAATTACAGTTTCTTCAAAACAAGGGCAAAAAGGAGGGGGATTGTTTAGcaatttttctttcttaaagAATAATCAGCCTCATCTTGGCGACATGATGCTTTATGAAAATCAAGGCTTATCTTTCTATATTGTAAGGGATGATTTATTGCACCCCTTTGTCAATGGCAATAAAGCAAGAAAACTGGACGGACTGCTTCCTCTCATTGAAGATCATGGTGTGACTGATGTG GTTACATGTGGTGGTTGTCAAAGCGCGCATGCAGCAGCTGTTG CTGTTTCTTGTGCAGAGAGAGGACTGAAGTCACACTTGCTTCTACGAGGAGAGCAGCCACAAATTCTGACTGGCTATAACTTGATTTCAACAATATATGGAAATATAACATATGTTCCAAGAACTTTTTATGCCCACAGGGAAGAAATGCTACAGACACATGCTAGTATGGTTGCAGGCCATACAGGTAGCGTCGTATATTGCAGTGATATTATTGATTCTTCTCTAGGGTCCCAGACATTTGAGTGTTCAAAGTTTGTGCAAAGGGATGCTCCTAGAGGCACCGAAAACCACTCAAGGAAGGTTGCGATAGTCAATGAAGGTGCTAAAGATGCTGTTGCATTACTAG GTATGTTTCGGCTGGTTGACTACTTATCTCAGGACCATTTACTTGGGAAAAAAAGGGCTTTCAATTTTGTTGTGGATTCTGGTACTGGAACAACTGCTGTTGGTTTAGGCCTTGCTGCCATGTATCTAGG GCTTCCATGGAAGATTACAGCAGTAATGTTGGCTGACACAATGGACACTTACAGACAACAAGAGAGACGATTAATTGCTGAATTCAAGAGGCAATTTCGTTTTCTTCTTGATAGTCACAAACTAAATGGAGCTAATGATGGAATTGTGCACTGGGTTGACCGTTGCCATCCAAGAAA ATTTGGCAATGTTTTGGAAGGAGAAATAGAAGCTTGCCAACAAGTTGCACAAGAAACTGGTATTCCATTGGATCCTGTATATACTTTAGCAGCTTGGGAAATGGCCACAAGAATTACCTGTGCACATGAAGATGATTCCAATGTGGTGATACTTCACACTGGTGGGACACTGGGCATGTTCGGATTAGCACAGAGGTACAAATCATACTTTGGTATGCTGAACACTGCAATAAAGAGTTGA
- the LOC107946251 gene encoding protein terminal ear1 — protein MAETGPARFTGNYLDPSAQEFWPAQNTLFQPQIPLFRPSQLYYPYAAPLTLSFSGGGVAQFHVAVPVPAPLPAAYVTGSTMVLPEPPRSLPPPAATATRALVLTSVPCDVSECKVREELEVFGEIRGVQMERVGEGIVTVHFYDVRHAERALNVIREKHMQQEARGGAAGSEPGETNAYAPETGLISRRAVWAHFIIPATNALPDGNNQGTLVVFNLDPGVSTSKLKDIFQAYGPVKELRETPLKKHQKFLEFYDVRDAAKALREMNGKEINGRQVVIEFSRPGGYNSKFFNANTANHVKPFKPCTPNISFTASKYNHPSSPPSLACRFSGSGRYSPNIPPRYFLSRSQSPTENLSDSRKGSPNEIKESKKSSVATAVVGGGAAANKVAKNQNNQSPQRISNGVKQQQCRGRPWKGKQGRKFDPRFLISEDAMAESNCKDSRTTVMIKNIPNKYSQQLLLNMLDNHCIHCNEQIVDAGDDQPLSSYDFVYLPIDFNNKCNVGYGFVNMTSPQATWRFYKAFHRQHWEVFNSRKICEVTYARVQGLQALKEHFRNSKFPCEMDHYLPVVFEPPRDGKQLTEPLPLPVVGEKQKSIGGPSPKPDEKQDDYYEHSDSVDECHNDTSLEDGGGASSYGGENNAIFNHFKHCASVDQQEGEVHSNSVSQRPDDGDVGS, from the exons ATGGCGGAAACCGGGCCGGCACGGTTCACTGGAAATTACCTAGACCCGTCTGCACAAGAATTTTGGCCCGCCCAAAACACTCTATTCCAACCCCAAATTCCTCTCTTCAGACCGTCCCAACTTTACTACCCCTACGCCGCACCCTTAACGTTGTCGTTTTCTGGTGGTGGCGTAGCACAGTTCCATGTGGCGGTACCTGTACCTGCACCTTTGCCAGCAGCGTACGTTACAGGTTCCACGATGGTTTTACCCGAACCGCCGCGTTCTCTTCCGCCTCCAGCTGCGACGGCGACGAGGGCTTTAGTGTTGACATCCGTTCCATGCGATGTGAGCGAGTGTAAAGTGAGGGAAGAACTGGAAGTGTTCGGGGAAATACGCGGGGTCCAGATGGAAAGGGTGGGAGAAGGAATCGTGACGGTTCATTTCTATGATGTGAGACATGCGGAGCGAGCGTTGAATGTAATACGAGAGAAGCACATGCAACAAGAAGCCAGGGGTGGTGCAGCCGGGTCCGAACCAGGGGAGACCAACGCCTATGCTCCTGAGACTGGACTGATATCGAGGAGAGCTGTTTGGGCCCACTTTATTATTCCGGCCACTAATGCTTTGCCTGACGGGAATAATCAAGGAACTCTTGTAGTTTTCAATCTGGACCCCGGTGTTTCCACTTCTAAGCTCAAAGATATTTTCCAAGCTTATG GTCCCGTGAAGGAACTGAGAGAAACGCCGTTGAAGAAGCACCAAAAGTTCTTGGAGTTTTATGATGTAAGAGATGCGGCTAAAGCCTTACGAGAAATGAATGGAAAAGAAATCAATGGGAGGCAAGTTGTAATTGAATTCAGTCGACCCGGAGGGTATAACAGCAAGTTCTTCAATGCTAATACTGCCAACCATGTTAAGCCTTTCAAACCTTGCACTCCCAATATTTCATTCACTGCCAGTAAATATAATCACCCTTCTTCTCCACCGTCGTTAGCTTGTAGATTCTCCGGTTCCGGTAGATATTCTCCCAACATACCTCCCCGTTATTTTCTTTCTCGAAGCCAATCCCCTACCGAGAACCTGTCTGATTCTCGCAAGGGAAGCCCTAATGAGATTAAGGAAAGCAAGAAGAGTTCAGTTGCAACGGCGGTGGTTGGTGGTGGAGCAGCTGCAAACAAGGTTGCGAAGAACCAAAACAACCAGTCCCCACAGAGGATTAGCAACGGGGTTAAGCAGCAGCAATGTAGGGGAAGGCCATGGAAAGGCAAACAAGGGAGGAAATTTGATCCTCGTTTCTTAATAAGCGAAGATGCTATGGCGGAATCGAACTGTAAAGATTCAAGGACCACCGTCATGATTAAGAACATACCCAATAAATATAG TCAGCAGTTGTTGTTGAACATGCTTGACAATCACTGTATTCACTGCAACGAGCAAATTGTCGACGCCGGCGATGATCAGCCTTTATCTTCTTACGATTTCGTCTACCTCCCCATTGATTTCAA caACAAGTGTAATGTGGGATATGGATTTGTGAACATGACATCCCCGCAAGCAACTTGGAGATTTTACAAGGCCTTCCACCGTCAACATTGGGAAGTTTTCAACTCAAGAAAAATCTGTGAAGTCACTTATGCCAGAGTTCag GGATTGCAGGCGTTGAAAGAACATTTTAGAAACTCAAAGTTCCCATGCGAAATGGATCACTATCTTCCAGTAGTTTTTGAGCCGCCTCGAGACGGGAAACAACTGACTGAGCCACTTCCACTTCCTGTAGTTGGTGAAAAGCAGAAGTCCATCGGTGGTCCCTCGCCAAAACCCGATGAAAAACAAGATGATTACTATGAACATAGCGATAGCGTCGATGAGTGTCATAATGATACATCGCTTGAGGATGGAGGTGGTGCAAGTTCGTAC
- the LOC107946253 gene encoding actin-related protein 3, with protein sequence MDPTSRPAFVIDNGTGFTKMGFAGNVEPCFIQPTVVAVNESLLNQSRASSKSNWLAQYSAGVMADLDFFIGDEALTRSRSSNNYNITHPIKHGQVDNWDAMERYWQQCIFNYLRCDPEDHYFLLTESPLTAPENREYMGEIMFETFNVPGLYIAVNSVLALAAGYTTSKCEMTGVVVDVGDGATHIVPVADGYVIGSSIKSIPIAGKDVTLFIQQLMRERGEKVPPEDSFEVARKVKERYCYTCSDIVKEFNKHDKEPSKYIKQWRGIRPKTGTPYSCDIGYERFLGPEVLFNPEIHNSNFTTPLPAVIDKCSQSAPIDTRRALYKNIVLSGGSTMFKDFHRRLQRDLKKIVDARVLASDARYGGEVKAQPVEVNVVSHPIQGFAVWFGGSVLASTPEFYAASHTKAEYEEHGASICRTNPVFKGMY encoded by the exons ATGGATCCCACTTCTCGCCCCGCTTTCGTCATCGACAACGGCACTGG ATTTACTAAGATGGGATTTGCGGGGAATGTAGAGCCGTGTTTTATTCAACCAACAGTAGTAGCAGTTAACGAATCTCTTCTAAATCAATCTAGAGCTTCTTCCAAATCTAATTGGTTAGCTCAGTATTCAGCTGGGGTAATGGCAGATCTTGATTTCTTCATTGGAGATGAAGCACTCACGCGATCACGATCAAGTAATAACTATAACATTACCCATCCCATTAAGCATGGTCAAGTGGATAATTGGGATGCTATGGAACGATATTGGCAacaatgtatttttaattatttacggTGTGATCCCGAGGATCATTACTTCTTGCTGACTGAGAGTCCACTTACTGCTCCTGAGAATCGAGAATATATGGGTGAAATCATGTTTGAGACGTTTAATGTTCCAGGGCTTTATATTGCTGTGAATTCTGTCCTTGCTTTAGCTGCTGGGTACACTACATCTAAG TGTGAGATGACAGGGGTGGTAGTGGATGTTGGAGATGGGGCTACGCATATTGTACCTGTTGCAGATGGTTATGTTATTGGGAGCAGCATTAAGTCAATACCAATAGCAGGAAAAGATGTTACTCTCTTTATACAACAACTGATGCgg GAAAGAGGAGAGAAAGTTCCACCCGAGGACTCATTTGAAGTAGCTCGGAAAGTGAAGGAGAGATATTGCTATACTTGTTCTGATATTGTCAAG GAGTTCAACAAGCATGATAAAGAACCTTCAAAGTACATCAAACAATGGAGAGGTATTAGACCGAAGACAGGGACACCATACTCCTGCGATATTGGTTATGAACGATTTTTGGGCCCAGAG GTTTTGTTTAATCCCGAGATCCATAACAGTAATTTTACGACTCCTTTGCCGGCTGTAATAGATAAGTGCAGTCAGTCAGCACCAATTGACACAAGAAGGGCTTTGTATAAG AATATAGTGTTATCTGGTGGATCAACCATGTTCAAAGACTTCCACAGAAGGTTGCAGCGGGATCTGAAAAAGATTGTAGATGCCCGAGTTCTTGCTTCTGATGCTCGGTATGGTGGGGAAGTAAAA GCACAACCTGTGGAAGTTAATGTAGTCAGTCATCCTATCCAAGGATTTGCAGTGTGGTTTGGAGGTTCTGTACTTGCATCAACACCTGAATTTTATGCG GCATCTCATACAAAAGCAGAATATGAGGAACACGGAGCAAGCATTTGCCGCACAAATCCTGTGTTTAAGGGGATGTATTGA
- the LOC121224553 gene encoding uncharacterized protein produces the protein MKRSFVTRKKNLFAFSARVSALASVPLRRRRKTTANGGWSRTPKRLVGFLHADLEASQGEDHGDPEAWLRCETHPRNPRVSDFMLGPCFWASVHFGFWAT, from the exons atgaaaagatcATTTGTAACcagaaaaaaaaatctctttgctttctctgctagggtttcggcCCTAGCTTCTGTGCCTTTGCGCCGTCGTCGCAAAACCACCGCGAATGGTGGTTGGAGCCGCACCCCAAAGAGGCTTGTTGGCTTTCTTCACGCAGATCTGGAGGCGTCGCAAG GTGAAGATCACGGAGATCCGGAGGCATGGTTGCGGTGTGAGACTCAtcccagaaaccctagggtttctgatttcATGTTGGGCCCTTGCTTTTGGGCCTCTGTTCATTTTGGGTTTTGGGCCACATAA